One window of Salmo salar chromosome ssa11, Ssal_v3.1, whole genome shotgun sequence genomic DNA carries:
- the LOC106562302 gene encoding protein phosphatase 1 regulatory subunit 3E-like: METEAVRSVVVMLPPKNCLPRNYSCIAGLFGSLAADPRVEDVEGMELNGTSEPIEMHHVVDERPRGRESFLKPPQSPNLRRRCKSLPTPIERAKLEISRSRSPCSQKKVRFADSLGLELTSVKHFNDTDMPDVPERIMARFDRGALHLNPFDKFPRAPTTQSIFMELQFKNPGTLPGFTEKVKEVKVLLECAEADEFSLSGVVRVLNMAFEKSVYLRFSINNWITFMDSLASYVPESSDGVTDKFSFKIITPTTFLESGGTFQFAIKYCVGGDEYWDNNDGVNYKVRRHRFKISPPREWEDGWIHFI; this comes from the coding sequence ATGGAAACCGAGGCTGTGCGTTCTGTTGTGGTTATGCTGCCTCCCAAGAACTGCCTCCCGAGGAACTACAGCTGCATAGCTGGGTTGTTCGGGAGCTTGGCAGCAGACCCGAGAGTAGAAGACGTGGAGGGGATGGAGCTGAACGGAACAAGCGAGCCCATCGAGATGCACCATGTGGTGGATGAGAGACCTAGAGGCCGGGAATCCTTCCTCAAACCCCCGCAGAGTCCGAACCTGCGCCGGAGGTGCAAGTCTCTGCCGACCCCCATAGAGAGAGCGAAGCTTGAGATCTCCCGCAGCCGGAGTCCCTGCAGCCAGAAAAAGGTCCGTTTCGCCGACTCTCTGGGTCTGGAGCTCACCTCTGTGAAGCACTTCAATGACACAGACATGCCCGATGTGCCGGAGCGCATAATGGCCAGATTCGACAGGGGTGCCCTCCATCTGAACCCCTTTGATAAATTCCCCAGGGCACCGACCACCCAGTCAATTTTTATGGAGCTGCAATTCAAGAACCCCGGCACCCTACCAGGCTTTACTGAGAAAGTGAAAGAAGTGAAAGTGTTGTTGGAGTGTGCTGAAGCCGACGAGTTCAGTCTGTCCGGCGTCGTGCGGGTTTTGAACATGGCTTTCGAGAAAAGTGTCTATTTGAGGTTCTCAATCAACAACTGGATAACCTTCATGGACAGTCTGGCATCATATGTCCCAGAATCAAGCGACGGTGTGACAGACAAATTCTCCTTTAAGATAATCACCCCAACAACGTTTCTGGAGAGTGGAGGCACGTTCCAGTTTGCCATAAAATACTGCGTTGGTGGAGATGAGTATTGGGACAATAATGACGGGGTCAACTACAAAGTGCGACGCCACAGGTTTAAGATTTCCCCACCCCGTGAGTGGGAGGATGGCTGGATTCACTTCATCTAA